The Gemmatimonadota bacterium sequence CATGTATCGCTGAACGAAGGCGAACACGGCCAGCGCGGGAAGCAGCGCCAGGGTCGCGCCGGCCATCATGCGTCCCCAGTGGATGTCGTACTTGCTGATGAAATTGTACAGGCCCACGGGCAGGGTGAAGGTGGATTCCGTGTTCAGGAACATCACCGCGAAGAGCAGTTCGTTCCAGGCGCCGATGAAGGCGAACAGAAAGGTCGCGATCAGCCCGGGACGCGCCAGCGGCACGGCCACGCGCAGAATCGCGCCCATCCGGTTGCATCCGTCCACCATGGCGGCCTCCTCCAGCTCCGACGGAACGCCCGCGAAGAAGCCCTGCATCATGAGCGTGCAGAAGGGGATGTTCAGCACCGTATACACGATCATCAGACTGTAGAGCGTGTCGAGCAGGCCGAGTATCCGAAAGATGATGAAGAGGGGGACGATGAGCACCACCACGGGCATCATCTGGGTCGCCAGGAAGACCAGGAGCGTGACCTGGCGTCCCCGGAAGCGGTAGCGCGCGAGTGCGTAGCCGCCCAGGACGGAAACGGTCAGCGTGCAGGCCGATGCCAGGCTCGCGACTGTAATGCTGTTGGTGAAGAACCGGGGGATGTCGGTGCGCAGGAAGGCCGCGACGTAGTGCTCCAGCGTAGGCGCCGACGGGAAATACCGCAGGGGCCAGACAAAAAGATCCTGTTCCGGCGTCAGGGAAGTGACCACCATCCAGTACACGGGGAAAACCGCGAAGAGAAGAAACGCGCACAGTCCGGCGGCGTGCAGCAGGCGGCGCCATGGGCCCGGTCGGATCATCGTCCCTTCCTCAGATGGCGGCCCGGTCGGATCATCGTCCCTTCCTCATATGGCGCCCTGGTCGGACCATCGTCCCTTCCCTCAGATGGTGGCCTCTTCGCCGTAGAACCTCGTGACGCGGAGGAATACGGCGGTAAAGACCAGTGAAACCACGGTCAGCGCGACCCCCAGGGCGGCCGAATACCCGAAATCCAGTCCCAGGAACGCTTTCTGGAACACGTAGAGGGCCAGGGTGCGGGACGCCCCGGCCGGACCTCCCCCGGTCATGACCCAGATCAGGTCAGCCCAGTTGAAGATCCAGATCGCCCGGAGCAGGATCGTGATGACGATGGCCGGTTTCACCATGGGCGCGGTGACGCGCCAGAAGGACTGCCAGGCCGTGGCGCCGTCCATGTCGGCCGCTTCGTACAGGCTGGGCGGGATAGCCTGCAGGGCGGCGAAGAGCATGATGGCGAAGAAGGTGACCCCGAACCATATATTGGCGAGTACGCAGGAGAGGAGAGCCGTCTCCCCGCGGGACAGGAACCCGACTTTCTGATCCATCAGTCCGGCACGGATAAGCAGGTCGTTGACCAGCCCGAATTCCCCGTTCAGCAGCCAGGCCCAGATGATGGCGATCAGGAATCCCGACACCGCCCACGGCGCGAAGACAACGGCCTGGAAGATCCCCCGGCCCCTGAACCGCGCGCTGTTGAGCAGCAGCGCCAGGCCGAAGCCGAGCAGGAACTGGAA is a genomic window containing:
- a CDS encoding carbohydrate ABC transporter permease, with the protein product MIRPGPWRRLLHAAGLCAFLLFAVFPVYWMVVTSLTPEQDLFVWPLRYFPSAPTLEHYVAAFLRTDIPRFFTNSITVASLASACTLTVSVLGGYALARYRFRGRQVTLLVFLATQMMPVVVLIVPLFIIFRILGLLDTLYSLMIVYTVLNIPFCTLMMQGFFAGVPSELEEAAMVDGCNRMGAILRVAVPLARPGLIATFLFAFIGAWNELLFAVMFLNTESTFTLPVGLYNFISKYDIHWGRMMAGATLALLPALAVFAFVQRYMVRGLALGAVKG
- a CDS encoding sugar ABC transporter permease produces the protein APAYLLIAGFLFYPMATVFLLSLREYQLMDPLNTPFVGLDQYAFMLGDEYFWRSLWNSVVWVVVSLFFQFLLGFGLALLLNSARFRGRGIFQAVVFAPWAVSGFLIAIIWAWLLNGEFGLVNDLLIRAGLMDQKVGFLSRGETALLSCVLANIWFGVTFFAIMLFAALQAIPPSLYEAADMDGATAWQSFWRVTAPMVKPAIVITILLRAIWIFNWADLIWVMTGGGPAGASRTLALYVFQKAFLGLDFGYSAALGVALTVVSLVFTAVFLRVTRFYGEEATI